The genomic DNA ATAATAGATTGactattaaaatttaatatttatcgCTTATTccacaaaatatttgaataaatttttgttttctccatCACTCAGTGCCACATGTCTGTGATTCCTATGTATGCCTGCATGAAGGATCGAAAACTTGGGAAGTTCACTGTTTGTGCAATCGTCAGTATGCTAGTTTGTTTCATAGCGTACACCATAGCTGGGATATTCGGCTACTCGACATTTGGAATTGGAAAGGTACCCGATGACATTTTGCAGGGATACTCGGATGGCGGAACATTTTTGACAGTTGCAATTGTTGCGATCGCGCTTAAAAATGTTACAACTTAcccaataattttattttgtggCCGCGAAGCATTCCTTGGCCTTTGCACTGAGTACGTTCGGTCTCTTTTTATGTCCAGAATAATTATATCCCTGGTTTGGGTTACCCTCAACTTAGTCATAGCTATAACGGTGTCTGATATTACACCAGTTATAAATTTGATGGGTTCCTTGTCGGCagctttcatttttattttcccagGTATTTGCCTGCTTCAAAATACTCTAATAAAAGATCCATACTTGTGCCTGAACAAAGATaagtttattgtaatttttgcgGCGTTTATGTTAGCCGTCGGCGCGTTTGTTTGTGGCGTTGTCTTTGTAGAGTCCATCCAGGATATGCTCAGGGAAAAATCAACCTCGTCACTCATCACAGGTTTTAGAATGGGACTCAGAGATAGCTTGtgcgtttgaaattgaaaaatggctTTCACATTCGAGAAGGGAATTACGGTTTAGATGagagctaaaaaaaaacaccttgCTATACAAATATGTACGATATCGTCGCAAACGATAAAATATAAGTAATTTTATaggtaattataatattatacagtgAATCTTTGTTATAATGATTATCGAATTAAGACTGACATTTTACAATGCACTATAGAACTATCGTGATCCTACTACCTACCtattttgataataaatatttaccttTTATCACTCTGAGTTTTATTCACCAATTTTCTTTGCAACGCTGAAAGGAATTATTGATTGCTGCTCGAGTACCTTGGtgggtaaaatttatttttgctcttctaatttataaacaatatttgCAACGATACCCACGTCAAACCAGtcatgaaatgtaaaaaaaacgatatGTGAAATTGTACGCTTGAATGAGTTTGTTTTTTGCACACAATTTATAAACATGCTGCCCTACTTTTTACCAAAACACCACGAAATTCAAGATCTGTCAGTGGTGATCTTTTCAAGCAAGTAGTCACTAGTGAAATCATGTAAAAATTCCCCGTCAAGATCTGTGACTTGATCTATGGTagctttgcaaaaaaaacattctctaCTGTTCAATAGATGATGAGCGATACAGGCTCGGCATGAACGGTGATTGCATGGTTTGAATATCGCAGAGATCATATACGCGTAACaaattgtacaaatattttcgtcgtcgGACAATACTTTAGTCTCAGTTAACATTGTTCGATTCAGGTCTAAGTATCTCAGCATATCCCTTACACTGTTTATCTCTTGTTCGGTGACGTCCTCTTTATCTGAAAAATGTCAATGAAACGTGAtcagtgaatttttcaaattctttcaccAACGTGAAATTATTAATTCTCAAGATGTGCTTGAAAACAAgggattgataaaaaataacgagttGAAGATcggatataggtatattactCAAAATTACTCACAGTTTTGAAGGCAAAATGGCTTTATGTTCTTGATCTTCTGATTCTTCGGCTTCAAATCTCCGAGGATAAAGTAAAGCGAACCAATTTGGAAGCTGGGCTCAGTAAGTAGGGCTCTAGTTACTTTTGGAATTTCTCTGCGTCCGGCTGTAAGTACAATATGCAGAGTGTATCCACTGATAGTTTTCCATAGTTGTTTAGTCTCAGTTAGTAATTTAGGTTTTAACAATTACTTTTGAAAGTCGATATGTCCTCCTTGAGCAAAATCAGCAGAATTCCAACAACTGCGGCAAGAATTGGGAAGTGGTCAACAGTTTCCAAGTCTGGAATATCGAGTAGCACAACGTGCTGAAAGCAACCGGACTGCGAGCTGACACGATTCAGTATTTGGCACAGCAGCTGCAAGGATCCATACCATAAAATTAACCATTAAATACACGCCTGCAAGGGATCAAGATAAAGGagttaaaatataatttactaCAGGTGTATCACCTGGCACAGTCTGGCAAGTAAATTTTCACTGGAGGCTTGAGAATCGTCTGTAAAAACACCGGGTGCCAGAGTAGCAATCATCTCCAGTACCCGCAGTAAAGAGATGGCCAGATCGAAGCAGGTTGCGCATATTTTAAGTTGACGTGACTCGATCAGGACGCGTTCCGGTCTCGAAGACACGTTTTGGATCTCCTGCAGCATCCCAATGAACTCCGAAAAAGCCCAGTTGAGCTGGTTCAGAAGCGAGTTCAAAAACTGGGTCGTTGCTGTCGGATTTGACAAAAGAGCGTCCCTTACATGAGCCTGGTATATCGAAGATGGACATGGCTCTGTGGAAAAATGACCCAAATATGACGAAAACTTTCTGATCAGATCCTTATCAGCCATTCAGTACCGCGTACTATCGCTATATACTTACTTATAGGCTGCGATATTGACTCTTGCTGAAGCATCTTAGGTCCGATCTTTTTCGCGAGATGTGGGCTCTTGTCGTATCGGAAAGCGAACCCGCAGCCCTGCCAGAACCTGACTAAAACCCAGTTGGACTGAGCCCAAGCTCTGTTCTCATAGGGCCGTAAAAGACTGTTTACGACTTTGACTCTTGACTCGAGCGGGACTCTTTCGAGGGGTCCAAGAGTCAGAGAGTTTGAAACGTATCCGGCTAGGGTGAGGATGAGGGTGTCCTTTGCATTCGCGTGAATAATTCGGGGATCGAGGAAGTGATCACAGAGGAACCGTGCAACCTCGACTAGCATCTCTTGATACTCAGGAATGTCTTCAATTGGGGCGGTTGGATGTACATGATTCCTGATACCAACACTGAGGTCGGTCATGGCCTCGAGATAGAAGTCAGGCACGAAGCTGAACATGTTGCCCTCCTCACTAGCGGACATTAGAGTCAAGGTGACCACCCTCAGCAACCATGCAAGCTGCGCTTGTTTTTCCTTGGAGTAAACGGCCGCCCTGACCCACGCCATGTGCCTTGCCTGTTCGGCGAGCTTAGTGTCGAAGACCACCATTGTCCTTGCGAGTTCGCGGTTCATCGCAACAGCATCAGGGTCCTTGGGCTGCTTCCTGGTAATCTCAAGACGAGCCTTGACTTCGGCCATTGCAGTGATGTACTCGGACATGCTTTCACGAAGGCTGGCGACCTTAGCAATCTGTCTCTTCGCCGCGACGTGATAAAACAGGATTATCCCATCGAGGAGCTCTAGGAGGGATGTCGCAGGGTTG from Diprion similis isolate iyDipSimi1 chromosome 2, iyDipSimi1.1, whole genome shotgun sequence includes the following:
- the LOC124414251 gene encoding E3 ubiquitin-protein ligase RNF123-like isoform X4, whose protein sequence is MGKAFEGICTGAGMAYFPTVSLAFTENLTANFGSTPLRYPIEGYETPQASPADQVSQANLLFEWLRKVILLIDSGRESMVEDNDDEEDKEPFSETMSCNAFLASLARAILKYLGSLLSIPYVTEAVFVRFLRELSGSSKGPVKGADSSRVRICLDLLWTFLEDGEMKSCLESTVVYLLSSFRHVSLQLEYPDQCRSLILLTNLCQHTATRQHLLQHILFDRVRFANFVHVKPLDESGLAEVVGSTWWETDPVDAAVEVNRKQYLHACDRIKSAISEVEALQVELLVTLLDNSDGTPLSPTSRTIFLKKFRRFVQENLISSRSEFLQTMPVLQTPLPITLCCFHRLLVAFRVLWDAEIASHPVYVPCRAFYDASINFAGIDRLGGVLSHLNKTYKNELLHLLGPEHEVLVAMEQAQDPSNAFSGGPMRLGELPLAIPTFARMVTVNSSGPASPMILERLGYFPYSREDRTPLRLGPANPATSLLELLDGIILFYHVAAKRQIAKVASLRESMSEYITAMAEVKARLEITRKQPKDPDAVAMNRELARTMVVFDTKLAEQARHMAWVRAAVYSKEKQAQLAWLLRVVTLTLMSASEEGNMFSFVPDFYLEAMTDLSVGIRNHVHPTAPIEDIPEYQEMLVEVARFLCDHFLDPRIIHANAKDTLILTLAGYVSNSLTLGPLERVPLESRVKVVNSLLRPYENRAWAQSNWVLVRFWQGCGFAFRYDKSPHLAKKIGPKMLQQESISQPIKPCPSSIYQAHVRDALLSNPTATTQFLNSLLNQLNWAFSEFIGMLQEIQNVSSRPERVLIESRQLKICATCFDLAISLLRVLEMIATLAPGVFTDDSQASSENLLARLCQLLCQILNRVSSQSGCFQHVVLLDIPDLETVDHFPILAAVVGILLILLKEDISTFKTGRREIPKVTRALLTEPSFQIGSLYFILGDLKPKNQKIKNIKPFCLQNYKEDVTEQEINSVRDMLRYLDLNRTMLTETKVLSDDENICTICYAYMISAIFKPCNHRSCRACIAHHLLNSRECFFCKATIDQVTDLDGEFLHDFTSDYLLEKITTDRS